A part of Blastocatellia bacterium genomic DNA contains:
- a CDS encoding acyl-CoA thioesterase, translating to MEKSVIKRSDFKSWTSVDVRWGDMDALGHVNNTKYFVYCESARINYFETLDLKLQPSLLQGPTLAHANLNFIQQVHYPAQLEVGVRVSTVKNRSFQMDYAIFLAGTETIVASGYSVMVWADYKLGKSIEMPEEIRKVIEEREKTRKLTNYFSQFTNFEPSSSIGVTVPRANPIISPKTPIAS from the coding sequence TTGGAAAAATCTGTTATAAAACGTTCGGATTTCAAAAGTTGGACAAGTGTAGATGTTCGTTGGGGAGACATGGACGCACTTGGACACGTCAATAACACTAAGTATTTTGTTTACTGTGAGTCAGCTAGAATTAATTATTTTGAAACCCTAGACTTAAAGCTACAACCCTCCTTGCTACAAGGCCCAACCCTAGCACACGCCAATCTTAATTTTATCCAACAAGTTCATTACCCAGCACAATTAGAAGTAGGTGTAAGGGTTTCCACTGTTAAAAATCGTTCTTTTCAAATGGATTACGCAATTTTCCTAGCTGGGACTGAAACCATAGTAGCATCAGGCTATAGCGTTATGGTCTGGGCAGATTATAAATTAGGCAAATCCATAGAAATGCCAGAAGAAATTAGAAAAGTAATCGAAGAAAGAGAAAAAACTAGAAAGCTAACAAATTACTTTAGCCAATTTACGAATTTTGAGCCAAGTAGTAGTATTGGTGTAACTGTACCAAGAGCAAATCCTATTATAAGTCCTAAAACTCCCATAGCTTCATAG
- a CDS encoding TonB-dependent receptor, producing MKYILLACKLAFWLCCFCLLATNTFAQSAGATSAGLAGTIKDSTGAVIAGAQVLVKSPATGLEREATTNELGGFTMSLLPPGEYDIKVAADGFSPQLRRLLLTLGQVINLEIELATGASQEVIEVSGATPILEVNKTEVSTTIDRQRIENLPINRRNFLDFSLTTPGVNIDRLPIQGPAAASGLSFNGQTPRQNNITIDGLDNNDLGSSSVRSTFSQDAVQEFQVVSNSYSAEFGRALGGIVNIVTKSGTNEYHGSAFLFNRNQDLNARNAFARSNPPFSQYQFGFSMGGPIVKNKHFFFSSYERLDVTATNFVTISDLAIGALNRLGFPTRNGDIPFEQFNNSFLISTRSQLSNKDTLSLRYNFSRGVDENLQAFGGLVAQSAGGLGQLRDDAIAATNTAILSPQLVLESRFLYARRRQVIDSLDPNLGPLLNIFADEGLIFSGRNTLLPQPRLERIYQVFNNFSFSTSRHSIKAGADLYFVTSDEDKTALPVVYGGLAVFQPIDFAMQTGIPGLPTISALQNLDPSLRTPAQKAFLTVAFGTIPGLGAVGDLPLPAAFVQGFGNAFSGIKSNYISFFVQDDIKIKPNLTLKLGARYDREGLDDPYPSTSGNHLSPRIAFAYTPGKSNKLSIHGAYGLFYGVTQVGTIFATKIVDGVRTKTALLILGNPARPGQPAINQALIKAFSQPGRRFPENGQFPAELANTIFPVRTFVPDPNFKNAYAHQANFGFDYSINSNTVLTVNYQLVRGLHLLRSRNINPIIRPELGDPGGRVFPDRGDVFSFEGSGDSYYHGVSLLVNRRLSNRIGGLITYTYSKTLDNFVDFQAEQEEVGDSLNLVGERGFSVNDVRQRFVASGTFDIGYSQNVFLKDFQLSAIITVNSGRPFNLLAGVDLNRNGDNPPGDRPAGIARNAGISPKFASFDMRLTRMIRLKDRYQVNLTLEAFNLFNRVNILSLNRVFPPNADGSFNLPPMENGRFIATPDRFRDASPARQLQLGIRFSF from the coding sequence ATGAAATATATTTTACTAGCTTGCAAACTTGCGTTTTGGCTATGTTGCTTTTGTCTTTTAGCTACAAATACTTTTGCTCAATCTGCTGGCGCAACTTCAGCAGGGCTAGCAGGGACAATAAAAGACTCTACAGGTGCGGTAATTGCTGGGGCGCAAGTGCTGGTAAAAAGCCCTGCTACAGGTTTAGAGCGAGAAGCAACCACAAATGAATTAGGAGGCTTTACTATGAGTTTATTGCCTCCTGGAGAATATGACATTAAAGTTGCAGCAGATGGTTTTAGCCCACAATTAAGACGTTTGCTACTTACACTTGGACAAGTTATTAATTTAGAAATAGAGCTTGCAACAGGCGCAAGCCAGGAAGTTATAGAAGTAAGCGGTGCTACACCAATTTTAGAAGTAAACAAAACCGAAGTTAGCACCACAATTGACCGACAAAGAATAGAAAATCTGCCAATTAATCGACGAAATTTTTTAGATTTTTCGCTTACAACACCTGGCGTAAATATTGACCGTCTGCCTATTCAAGGCCCTGCTGCGGCAAGTGGACTTTCTTTTAATGGACAAACACCTAGACAAAATAATATTACTATTGATGGACTAGATAATAATGATTTAGGGTCGTCCTCTGTTCGTTCAACATTTAGCCAAGACGCTGTGCAAGAATTTCAAGTTGTAAGCAATAGCTATTCTGCTGAGTTTGGCCGGGCTTTAGGTGGCATTGTCAACATTGTTACTAAATCTGGAACAAATGAATATCATGGATCAGCATTTCTTTTTAACCGTAACCAAGACTTAAACGCTCGTAACGCTTTTGCTCGTAGCAATCCGCCTTTTTCACAATATCAATTTGGTTTTTCTATGGGCGGCCCGATTGTTAAAAATAAACATTTTTTCTTTAGCTCTTATGAACGGCTAGACGTTACTGCTACTAATTTTGTAACAATTAGCGATCTTGCTATTGGTGCATTAAATCGCTTAGGTTTCCCTACTAGAAATGGAGATATTCCTTTTGAGCAATTTAATAACTCTTTTCTAATTTCTACACGTAGCCAGCTAAGTAATAAAGATACATTATCGCTACGCTATAATTTTTCTCGTGGTGTAGATGAAAATTTACAAGCTTTTGGCGGGTTAGTCGCCCAAAGTGCTGGCGGACTTGGACAATTGCGCGATGATGCTATTGCTGCAACAAATACAGCAATTCTTTCACCTCAACTAGTTTTAGAGTCTCGCTTTTTATATGCCCGACGTAGACAAGTAATTGATAGCCTTGACCCAAACCTAGGCCCGCTACTTAATATTTTTGCTGATGAAGGTTTGATTTTTTCAGGACGAAATACATTGCTACCACAACCAAGACTAGAAAGAATTTACCAAGTTTTTAATAACTTTAGCTTTTCAACTTCTCGACACTCAATAAAGGCTGGAGCAGATTTATATTTTGTTACTTCTGATGAAGATAAAACCGCGCTACCTGTAGTTTATGGCGGTTTAGCCGTATTTCAGCCAATAGATTTTGCTATGCAAACCGGCATTCCCGGACTTCCAACTATTAGCGCGTTACAAAACTTAGATCCAAGCTTGCGAACTCCTGCACAAAAAGCTTTTTTAACCGTTGCTTTTGGTACAATTCCGGGCTTAGGTGCTGTAGGTGATTTGCCGCTTCCAGCAGCCTTTGTTCAAGGTTTTGGCAATGCTTTTTCAGGAATTAAAAGCAATTACATTTCTTTCTTTGTCCAAGATGACATTAAAATTAAGCCTAATTTAACCTTAAAACTAGGTGCGCGTTATGACCGCGAAGGCTTAGACGATCCTTATCCAAGCACTAGCGGCAATCACCTTAGCCCAAGAATTGCTTTTGCTTACACTCCCGGAAAAAGCAATAAACTTTCAATTCATGGGGCTTATGGGCTATTTTATGGAGTTACTCAAGTTGGGACAATTTTTGCAACTAAAATTGTGGATGGAGTAAGAACTAAAACAGCACTGTTAATTTTAGGAAATCCTGCAAGACCTGGGCAACCAGCTATTAATCAAGCATTGATAAAGGCTTTTTCCCAACCCGGACGGCGTTTTCCTGAAAATGGACAATTTCCAGCCGAGTTAGCTAATACAATTTTTCCTGTTAGAACATTTGTCCCTGACCCTAATTTTAAGAATGCTTATGCTCATCAAGCTAACTTTGGTTTTGATTATTCCATAAATTCCAATACGGTTTTAACGGTTAATTATCAGTTAGTTCGAGGCTTACATTTGCTTAGAAGTCGAAATATTAATCCCATTATCAGACCTGAACTTGGTGATCCAGGTGGACGAGTTTTTCCAGATCGTGGAGATGTTTTTAGTTTTGAAGGTAGCGGAGATAGTTATTATCACGGCGTAAGTTTACTGGTTAATCGTCGGCTATCTAATCGAATTGGTGGATTAATTACTTATACCTATTCAAAAACATTAGATAATTTTGTAGATTTTCAAGCTGAACAAGAAGAAGTTGGAGATTCATTAAACTTGGTTGGTGAGCGTGGTTTTTCTGTAAATGATGTAAGACAACGATTTGTTGCTAGCGGAACATTTGACATAGGTTATAGTCAAAATGTTTTCTTAAAAGATTTTCAACTATCAGCAATTATTACTGTAAATTCTGGACGACCTTTTAACTTGTTAGCGGGTGTAGACTTAAACCGCAATGGTGATAATCCTCCAGGGGATCGTCCGGCTGGAATTGCTCGCAATGCTGGCATTTCACCAAAATTTGCTAGCTTTGATATGAGATTAACTAGAATGATTCGCCTAAAGGATCGCTATCAAGTTAACTTGACATTAGAAGCCTTTAACCTTTTCAATAGAGTAAATATTCTTTCACTAAACCGAGTTTTTCCGCCTAATGCAGATGGTAGCTTTAATCTACCACCAATGGAAAACGGGCGTTTTATCGCTACACCAGACCGTTTTCGCGATGCTAGCCCAGCACGACAACTACAATTAGGCATCCGGTTTAGCTTTTAG
- a CDS encoding YjbQ family protein, which translates to MKSYRKELWFQVAARRGFINITPQVETCLKESGVKEGFVLVNAMHITASVFINDDESGLHHDYEKWLEKLAPHEPTSQYRHNNTGEDNADAHMKRQIMGREVVVAITNGHLDFGPWEQIFYGEFDGMRKKRVLVKIIGE; encoded by the coding sequence ATGAAAAGTTATCGCAAAGAACTTTGGTTTCAAGTTGCTGCACGACGAGGTTTTATCAATATCACTCCTCAAGTAGAAACTTGCCTTAAAGAAAGTGGTGTAAAAGAAGGTTTTGTACTGGTTAATGCAATGCACATTACTGCATCGGTTTTTATTAATGATGATGAATCAGGCTTGCATCATGACTATGAAAAATGGTTAGAAAAACTTGCTCCTCATGAACCTACTTCGCAATACCGCCATAACAACACGGGCGAAGATAATGCTGATGCTCATATGAAACGCCAAATTATGGGGCGTGAAGTTGTTGTAGCTATAACTAATGGACATTTGGACTTTGGCCCTTGGGAACAAATCTTTTATGGTGAATTTGATGGTATGAGAAAAAAACGTGTCTTAGTTAAAATCATTGGTGAATAA